The genomic DNA TGGGCGGGCTGTGGCATGGGGCCAGCTGGAACTTTGTGATTTGGGGCGCCATCCATGCGACGATCCTGATCGCTCATCGGATTTGGATTTCATGGTGGGGGCCGGCGGAAGAACGCTTGCTGGACGCGGCGCTGATGTCGCCCGATTGGCTACGCCGCTTGGCCATCGACGCATTCAAATCGGCATCGTTGTTTGCGGTGGTCTGCGTGACGTGGGTCTTTTTTCGCAGCGGCAGCTTCGACCAGGCGATTCAGATCCTCACGCAAATCGCGTCGCTCGACGGGCTCAGTCCTTCGACGTTGCAAAACCGCATTCCACTACTGAAGGCGTGCGCCCTGGTCAGCATCTTGATGGGGTTTGAAGTGATTTCGCAAAGGATCCGCTGGCCGCAGGTCTTTTACCGAATCCCCGTCCTGCGCGGCCTTTATTACGCTAGCTTATTGTGGTCGCTCGCGCTGTGGGGCACGTTCGACGGGAAGCAATTCATCTACTTTCAGTTTTAATGGTCAGTCTCAACCCTAAGCGACGCATCGGATTGTCGATCCTCGCCTTTGCGGCCTTGGTGCTCGCGGGCGATCGGATGGGTGCGCGACTGCTCGATCGCGCCGTGATGTCGACACAATTCCGGTACAGCCTGCTCTATCGAGGGGAGTTGCCGGGGGAGATCGTGGCGCTTGGGAATTCGCGTGGTTTGCACATGCTGCATCCACCAGCGGTTGCTGAAATCAGCGGGCAACCGACGGTGAACCTCAGTTTCAACGCCTTGCCGGTCGTTGCGATGCCCCCCCTGTGGCATGACTATTTGCAGCGTCATCCGGCACCGAAGCGGCTGTTGTTCGAGATCAGTTGCGTCAGCCGCGAAGATGAAGTCGGAGCGTTGGAGCGGTTTACGGCGTACATGTTCCATTCGCCCTTGTTGAGTCGAACGATGGCGATGCACCGACCGCAAGAATACCGGGCGTCGCAGTTCTCGCATCTGTATCGATATAATGGGGAATTCACGATCCGAAGCTTGTTCTATCTGCGTCGCAACGACCAGGAATGGATCATGCCCAACGCGGCAACGGAGCCGCAGATCGACAGGATGCTCAGCTACGGGCCCGAGCCGATCCTGTATTCCCCGGTCCATGTCGATGCCGCGCGGCAGATCCTGGCCGACAGTCGAGCGGCGAATGTCGAGGTCGTGCTGTTTGTCGGCCCCTTCCACCCGCGTTACCTTGCGACGATTCCGGAGCTTCCGGCCTGGATCGACTGGCTGCGAAAAGAACTGGACGCCCCGATCGCTGATTATTCGGCAGCGTTCACGGAAAACGAGGCCTTTTCCGACCACATGCACTTAAATCCACGCGGCGCCCGCCGCCTGGCCGAGCTCCTCCGTCGAGATGGCCACCTCTAAAGGGCCGTGGTCTCGGGAATCCGTTCGCGGCGTTCACTCCATCCCCGACCATGGCAGGTTCTGTGTGCTGAAGTCCCGCCAGCGGAGTCGCAGCCCCACCGGAAATCCTTTCGGAACCACGACGGTTTATCGGGGTTAAACCGAGGTTTGCATGTCGTACCGCACATCGTTTTGCCCGAAAACGGCACAGCCTATGTCCGAATCCAGCGGGCCGACTACGATAGGAACGACCCCTTTCACCCACCTGTGACCTGCCGATCTCGATGAAAGTTTTGAATATGCCTCGATTTGCTCTCCGGCACCTCCATTCCGCCTGGATTTTGCTACTCCTGGCCCACCCCGCGGTGGGGCAAGAGCCCGCGGCCGATTCGGCCCCGCCGCAACCCGCGGTAACCCCCGAAGCTCCCGTTGCTCCCGAAGCCCCCGCTGCGGCCGAGCCTCAGCAGGACAAGGCCTTGCGCGCCGCCGTCGCCCAGGCGACCGAAGAGACTGCGCCAACGCAGTCGGGGGATGTCCAGTTGCGATTTAACTTCTCCGGCCAGCCTTGGGGAGATGTTTTGCAGTGGTTGGCTGAGGAAGCGGATCTGCAACTGCAAGTCGACCAACCTCCATCCGGAACGCTCAGCTTCATCGATCCCTCGCGATCCTATACCCCCACCGAAGCGGTTGATCTGATCAACCGGATGCTCCTAGACAAGGGGTACGCGTTGGTTCGTCGCGGCCGGTTGCTGATCGTGATCGATCTGGAGTCCGAATTGGCTCCCAAGTTGATCCGCGAATTGGCCGAATCGGTGACGGCGGACCAGTTGGACAAGCGGAGCGGATCGGACATCGTGCGCTGCATCCTGCCGTTGGGAGGCGTTTCGCCGGCGACGGCGGGCGAGGAATTGAAGCAATTGATCGGTCCCTGGGGATCGGTGATCATCCTCGAGTCGTCGCGTCAAGCGATCGTTGTCGAAACGGTCGACAAATTGAAAGCGATCCGCGAGGCGTTGCGTCAAGCGAACGGTCCCGGCGGGGTGGGCGGGGACGTGGTCGCGATTGCGTTGACGCATCGGACGCCCGACGAAGTGCTGGCCGTGGCGCGTCAACTGATGAATCTCGATGACGACAATTCCGCCGAAGGCATTCAAATCGCAACCGATCTGTTTGGGGCCAACTTGTTCGCCGCTGGCGAACCGGCCAAGCTGACGCAGTTTCGCGCGATCGTCGACCTGGTCGACAAACCGATGGCGATCGACGGCGAAACGAGTGCCGAACCTCCGGCACCGGCGAGCCTGCAACGCTACCCACTCAGTACGGTCTCTTCGGACACCGCCTTCAACGTCCTGTCGACGATGTTGGCAGGGCTGCCCGAGGTGCGGATGAGTGTCGAACCGAACACCGGAGCGATCATCCTGTGGGCCCGTCCGGATGAACAGAAATTGGTCAAAGAGACGCTGGAGCTGCTGGAGGGGAAAGGGACCGGATTTGATGTCATTCAATTGAACCGCTTGGACCCTCAATCGGCGGTGCTGACGATCAACAAATTTTTCGCCGGGGGGGGCGACGGTGCGGGCAAAGGACCCACCGTCGATGGCGATCCGGTCTCCAGCAAGCTGTGGGTCAAAGGAACCCCCGACCAGATCGAAACCGTCCGCGCGCTGATTCAGCAGATGGAAGGAAGCACGGAAAACGGTCTACTGGACGATCGGGTTCGCTTGCTTCCCTTCTCCGGCCGATCGGCGGAAAACACGCTGGAACAATTGGAGATGATTTGGCAAGCGACGGGACGCAAAAACAAGATCCGCTTTTCAACCCCTTCGCGATCGGAGAAGGCTGCGGTTCCGGAGCGTCGGATCGAACGCCCGGACGCTGAGTCGACGCAATCGCCGGCGTCCGACGATTCGGCGGATCTCGATTCGCCTCCGTTGACCTTCTTGGATCGAAACGGGGCCTCGCATCGAACGCAGTGGACTCAAGTCACCCGTCCGGCCGAGGAGGACGAAAGCGACAATCCCCCCGCCGATCGCGCGGGGGCTGAGATCGTGATCTCGCTGACTCCCGGCGGGATGATCATCGCATCGGACGATGTCCAGGCATTGGATCAATTCGAAGAACTGTTTCGCGCCTTGGCCGAACAATCGGCCGGTGCCAGCGAAACGCCGACCGTGTTTTGGCTGAAGTACGCCAAAGCAGATGAGGCCTCGACGTTGCTCAACAGCATCCTGACCGGTTCGGCATCCAGCGGCGGTGGTGGCGGGTTGACCGACATGGCCGGAGACATGCTGGGCGAATTGGGTGGCGGCATGTTGGGAGGTCTTTTGGGCCTCGGTGGCGGCGGCGGAGGAGGCGAATCGGGACCGATTTTCACCACCTCAGGAACCGTCAGTATCGTCGCCGACTCGCGATTGAACGCGTTGATTGTGCAGGCCAACGGCACCGATTTGCAATTGGTCGAGGATCTGTTGAGCGTGATCGATCGCGAACAGAGTCCCGAAGCGGTGCAGACGACGGGCAAGACGTATCTGATTCCCGTTCAGTACCAAGACGTCAACGACATTGTAAACGTTTGCAAAAGTGTCTTCAGTGATCAGATGGAGCAGCCAAGCCAAGGGGGCGCTGGCGGCCGACAACCCTCGCCGCAAGACATCGTCAACGCGTTGCGAAGTGCCGGCGGCGGGCGCGGTGGTCGTGGCGGCGGCGGACAAGGGGGCGGTCAGGAACCGGCGGCGATGAAAATGAGTCTGGCGGTCGATGCGAAAAACAACATCGTTATTTTGAAAGGAACGCCGCAGCACTATCAACAGGTGAGCGAATTGATCTCCAATCTTGACATCCGCGGTCCCAATAGCGAGGAACAGGTTCAAGTGGTGTCGATTGGCGGCGGTGTGAATCCGAAGATCGTTCAAGAAGCGTTGACCAAAGTCTTGGGAGCGAAAGCGACCACCGGATCGACCACGACCGGCACCACCACCAGCTCCACAACGACGGCCAGCAGTTCGACCGCGTCCAGCAGCAGCGATGAAGCGGCAACGGCCGCACGCCGCGCCGCGATCTTCGACCAGCTGCGTAGTCGTGGCGTCTTTGGCGGCGGCGGTGGCGGCGGCGGCGGCCGGGGTGGCGTTGGCGGCGGCGGACGGGGAGGAGATCGTACCGGCGGCGGTGGTACCGGCGGCGGTGGTGGTGGACGCACCCGCGGCGGTCGATAATGGATGCGTGGCCGACGGCTGCAGACGCGGTACTGCGAAACCTTGAATTCGCGACGAAACGGATCTCCGGAAAGACGACAGGCGGGCGAAACGGCCCCGAGGCGACAGGGTAGTAATCATGATTATGGAAGCTGGAGAAATTTTGGTCCGACGCGGCTTATTGGACGAAGCCCAATTGCGGCACAGTCGTGCCAGCGATGCGCCGAATGTGATCTCATCGGCCGTCCAGCTGGGATATGTCGACGAACGCGCCGCGCTGCAAGTGCTGGCTGAAGAGGTCGGACTCGATTTTGTCGATCTACGCGAGGTCGATGTCGATCTCGACGCGTTGCAAGGTTTTTCGCAAAAACTGATCCACCGTCAGACATTGTTCCCGTTGGGACAACGTGACGGATCGTTGATCGTGGCCACATCCGACCCGCTGGATTTGTACCCGTTGGACGAAGTCAGCGCGGCGACGGGCAAGAGCGTGATCCCGGTGGTTGCCGAACACAACGAGATCCTTCGGCTGATCAAGAAGCATCTGGGCGTGGGCAGCGAGACCGTCGACGGTTTGTTGGCGGCGAAAGAGGATGCCGATGGCGTCGAATTGCTCGAAGACATCGAGACCGATGGCAGCGAGCTTTCGGAACAAGCGCAAGAAGCGTCGGTCGTGCGACTCGTTAACGAAATCCTTGTCGAAGCGATCGAGTCACGGGCCAGCGACGTGCACATTGAATCGCAATCCTCTGGCATCAAGATCCGTTATCGGATCGACGGCATCCTGCATCCCCAGCCAGTGCCGCCGGAGATCAATCGCTTCCAAGCGGCAATCATCAGCCGTTTGAAGATCATGGCTCGATTGAATATCGCCGAAAAACGACTCCCCCAGGACGGCCGGATCAAGCTGCGTGTCCAACGCCGTGAGATCGATGTCCGTTTGAGTGTGATCCCGATGATCCACGGCGAGGGGCTGGTGATGCGTATCCTCGACAAGGGATCGATGGTCTTCGATCTCCAAGGTTTGGGGATGAGCGCTCACACGTACGAACAATTCCGCAAACTGATCCGGTTGCCGCACGGCATCATCCTGGTCACCGGTCCGACCGGTAGTGGTAAAACGACGACGCTCTACAGCAGCCTGCTGGAGATCAACAGCCCCGACAACAAGATCATCACCACCGAAGATCCCGTCGAGTATCAGTTGGATGGAATCAACCAGATCCAGGTCCATCCCAAGATCGGACTCACCTTCGCCGCCTCGCTGCGTTCGATCCTCCGGCATGACCCCGACGTGGTGTTGGTCGGTGAAATTCGCGATTTCGAGACCGCCGAAAATGCGATCCAGGCGTCGTTGACCGGCCACTTGGTCTTTAGCACGCTGCACACCAACGACGCCGCCGGCGCTTACACGCGGATGGTCGATATGGGAGTCGAACCGTTTCTGGTCGCCAGTACCGTCGAAGCCGTCATGGCTCAACGGCTGTTGCGTCGGCTGTGCCCGCATTGCAAAGAACCATTCGATCCCGAAAAAGACGACATGCCCGCCGACTTCCCCTGGGAAAAATTGGACGACAAAGCCCTCTATCGCCCCGTCGGCTGTCGCGAATGCCGCAACGTCGGCTACATGGGCCGGATGGGTATCTACGAACTGATGGTCACGACCGAACAGGTGCGTCAATTGGCGCACGACCGGGTCAGTTCCTGGGAGATCAAACGGGCGGCGCTTGCCGACGGCATGCACTCGTTGCGACACGACGCGTGGGAGAAGACGATCGCTGGCAACACGAGCGTTGATGAAGTTCTTCGAGTGACCAAAAGCGATCAAATCAAGTAACCGAACCTATGGCTGAATTTGCTTACACCGCGCGGTCGACCGATGGCCAACGCGTAACCGGAACGTTGACGGCCGGTTCCGAACGCGAGGTCTCCGCGCAATTGGCGGGCAGGAATTTGTTTCCTGTCGAAGTCAAAGAGGTCAAAGAACAATCGGCGATGCAGTTGTTGGGAGGCAACGGCCGCGTCAACGGTCAGACGATGGCGATCTTCTACGCGCAACTGGGCTCCTTGTTGCGCAGCGGCGTGCCGATGATCCGCTCGCTAACCCTGTTGTCCGAACAAGCTTCCAACAAAACGCTCAAGGAAGTCCTGCAGGATATTAAGAGCCGCGTCGAAGATGGCGAACCGTTGGGGGAAGCGCTGGCCCGTTACCCGCGCGTCTTCAGCTCGATGGGGATCAACATGGTCCGCGCCGGCATGGAAGGCGGCTTCCTGGAAGATGCCCTCGACCGCGTTGGCGAATTCACCGAACTGCAGGAAGACCTCAAAGGACGCACCGTCAGCGCGTTGGCCTACCCCATCTTCTTGTCCGTCGTCGGCACGGTCGTCGTGACGATCCTGTTGGTCTTCTTTGTGCCCAAATTTGGCGAGCTGTTTGCCCGCTTGGAAGCCAAGGGGCAACTGCCGTTGGCGACCACGACGCTGTTGGCCTTCAGCGAACTGCTGCAGTCCTACGGCCTCTTTCTTCTGGCAGCGGTCGTTGCGGGAGTCTTCTTTTTGAAAGTGCAACTGGCGACCGAACCGGGCCAACTGCTGGCCGATCGAATCAAGATCAAACTGCCGATCGTGGGTGGGATCCTGTTGAGCCTCGCGGTGGCAAGGTTTTGCCGCGTCCTGGGGACCCTGTTGACCAATGGCGTGCCGATCCTGCGCTCGCTGGAGATCAGCCGCGCCGCGGCGGGAAACCGGGTGCTGGGAATCGCCGTGGCCGATGCGGCCGAAAGTGTTCAATCGGGCGAAACGCTGTCGTCGCCACTGGCTGCCAGCGGCCACTTTCCTGCCACCGTCACCGAAATGATCCGCGTCGCCGAAGAATCCAATACGCTGGACAACGTGTTGATTCAGATCGCCGACGGATTGGAAAAACGGACCTTCCGCCGCTTGGATCTGTTTGTCCGGCTGCTCGAACCGGTGATGCTGCTGGTTTTGGCCGGCGTTGTCCTGTTTGTCGTGATGGCGTTGTTGTTGCCAGTCATCAAAAGCAGTAGTGCCCTGTAATCGCGGTTTGCTCTCGCTTGACGGCTGTGGAAGCAGGCGGTCCGTTGCGAATTCCCCGCCTCGGCCCGTCGGCGTCCGGGGCTTCCCAGCGACTACAAAAAACGCGTGGTGCGCGAACTTTCCTAACGAAAAACCATCATTCCCCTTGGTCGGGATCGTCCGATTCCTAAGATTTGGCTACGTCGCTTGACGTGGTCGGCCGGTTCTGGACACTTTACCGATAGCGACGCCCTTTGTTTCGGCGTCATTCGATCTAGGGAAACTGCGCGGAGGAAAGCGTTGTGGCAAATATTTGTGTCAAACTGCCCGATGGAACTGTTCAAGAGCATCCCGAAAACACCACGGCATTGGATGTCGCCAAGGGGATCAGCGACGGACTGGCACGCGCCGTCGTCGCCGCCGAAATCAACGGCAAGGTGGTCGATGCCTTTCGCCCATTGAGCGAATTGTCCGACGAAGCGGAAATTCCACTGACCCTGCTGACCAGCCGCGACCGTACCGCGTTGGATGTCCTCCGCCACTCCTGCGCCCACATCATGGCCCGCGCCGTGATGCGATTGTACAAAGGCGTTTCGCTCGCCTTCGGCCCGACCACTTCGGGCGGCTTCTATTACGACTTCGATCTCGAACACAAGATCAGCGAAGATGATTTTGCCGCAATCGAAAAAGAGATGAAGGCGATCATCAAACAGGGCGAGCCGTTTGAACGGTTCATGCTCTCTCGCGACGAAGCGGTCGATCTGTGCCGCGACCTGAATCAAGACCTCAAAGTCGAACATATCGAGACCGGCCTGAGCGCCGAGGAATCGGTCAGCTTCTACCGCCAAGGCGAATTTGTCGACCTCTGTCGCGGTCCCCACATCCCCAACGCTGGCAAGATCAAAGCAATTAAATTGCTGAACGTCGCCGGAGCGTACTGGAAAGGGGATTCGTCGGGACGCCAGCTCCAGCGCCTCTACGGAACCGCGTTCTTCGACAAGAAGGAACTGGCCGCTTACCTTGAGCAATTGGAAGAAGCACGCCGACGCGATCATCGTGTGTTGGGCAAGAAACATGGCCTCTTCGCCCTGAATCCCGAGGTGGGGTCGGGGCTTTGTCTGTGGTTGCCCAAGGGAGCCCGCGTGCGGGTGACGTTGGAAGACTTCCTGCGCAAGGAATTGTTGGGACGCGGCTACGATCCGGTCTACAGCCCGCATTTGGGACGCGTCGAACTGTACGAAACCAGCGGCCACTTCCCCTATTACCGCGATTCCCAGTTCCCGCCACTGTACGCTTCCGAAGCGGGCAGCCTGTTGGACGCGATGACCCAGCGTTTGGAATCCGGTTCGATTTCCAAAGACGATGAAGACAAATTGATCGCCGCGGCCGAAGTCCTGGGTGTCAACTTCGATGGCTACAAACCTTCGGCATCGGCCGACGACAAGAAGAGCTGGATTCACGGCTGGCAAACCGCGAACGAACGCTATCTAGTCAAACCGATGAATTGTCCGCATCACGCGCACATCTTCAAAGCCCAACCGCGTAGCTACCGTCAGCTGCCGTTGCGGCTGTTCGAATTCGGAACCGTCTACCGTCACGAACAAACCGGCGAACTTAACGGCATGTTGCGCGTTCGCGGATTGACCCAAGACGATGCGCACATCTTCTGCACCGGGGACCAAGTGGAAGAGGAGTTCCGTGCGACGATCGAACTGACCAAGTTTGTGCTCGAGAGCGTTGGCCTGGATGATTACCAGGTTCAATTATCGCTGCGTGATCCCAACAGCGACAAATACGTCGGCTCGCAAGAGAACTGGGACCGCGCCGAATCGGCGCTCCGCGGAGTGCTTCAAGATTCGGGGCTTTCGTTCGGCGAACAGCCTGGCGAAGCGGCCTTCTACGGTCCCAAAGCCGACTTCATGGTCCGCGATTGCATCGGTCGATCGTGGCAATTGGGAACGGTTCAATTGGACTACAACCTGCCCGAGCGGTTTAAGTTGGAGTATGTGGGGGCCGACAACGCCGCCCACCGGCCGGTGATGATCCACCGGGCGCCGTTTGGTTCGTTGGAACGTTTTGTTGGGATGTTGATCGAGCACTTTGCTGGAGCGTTCCCGTTGTGGTTGGCTCCCGAACAAGTCCGGATCCTGCCGCTCAGCGAAAAGTCGACCGACTATGCCATTGCCGTTGCCAAGCAGATGGAAGAAGCCGGTCTGAAGACAACTGTCGATCTGAAGAACAGCAAAGTCCAAGCGAAGATCCGCGACGCTCAACTGGAACTGGTCCCGTACATGGCCGTCGTGGGACCGCAGGAAGCCGAAGCCGGGCACGTCGCCCTCCGCGACCGCATCGATGGCGATCTGGGGGCCATGCCCGTCGCCGAAGCGATCGCTCGGTTGCAACAAGAGGTCCGCGAGCGGAAGGTGCGGCAAGTTGTCAAAAGCAACTTCTCGCAGATCGAAGACGACGGACGCGAACGCTTCGAAGGCTAGCCGCCACAAGCGGCGATGGCACCCACGCAGCGCGATGACCCCCAAAATCATCGCGCCGCGTCCCCGCCTCGGCGAGGCAAGCAAGCTCTCCGCTTGAAATCCCGCTCCGAATTGGGCACGCGACTCACCAGTCGCATCACGCGGTCTGTCGAAGGCCCCGGAAAACCAACCGCGATTGCGCGTCGAAAGGTTTCTCGCATGGAATCCTCAATGCCCCCGTCGGCGCTCGCGCGTCGCATTCGACCGGGCGGAGGATTATCGACAGCACGCTTTCGACATTCACGGCCACCTCTCCCGGATCGGTAACGACCTCCGGTTCGCCAACGGCGACGAGGTGTGAATAACGGCGCATTCGCGTTTTGGGCGGTCACTCCCCCGCTACCAACTACTTATGGGAATCGGCGAGTTCACACCCCTTCGGAGTAAGCAGTTGGCAGATGCAGTCTCGAAACTCGCCAGGGTGAACATCAGGCCCGATTTTGCAAATCACGTTCCGGTCCCCCCGCTGTGGTTGGAGTTTGAAGAGCGTAGAATCAGGCCCCTCTTGAACCCCATCTGGAGTGCAACGCAACATTGGCCAACGAATACGACAAACTCATTAAGAAGCTCGCGAAACTGCGAGTCGACCGATCCAAGGGCGTTGCACCCCATAAACCGCTGTTGCTGTTGGTCCTGCTTGAACTGGCAAAGTCGGGCGTGCTGTCGGATCGTGTGTTAACGCTTACACCTGACCTTGCCTTTCGCTTTTCCGTTTATTGGTCGATCGTCGCCCATCGACGCTCACAACCGCCGGATGTTCGTTTGCCATTTTACCACACGGCGTCGTCCAAGCTCTGGACGACACACAAGGCGGATGGCACGGCGTCGGGGCACCGCGAATCCACTGCCTCGATCAGGCTGGCCGATCCCTTCTTTGAGGCCCTCAAGTCGGCGGAGTTTAGGCAGGCGGCCGGATACACATTGATCTCAAATTACTTCGAACACGCCGAGCAAATCGCGATCTACGAACTTGCCGGAATCACGCCACCGGAAGATTCAACTGCGTTGGACGATCTTGCGATCCAGGCGGACAAAGAGGCGCGAGCCGAGGGACGTTCGGCGCGTTTCCGCGTCGATGTCGTCGCGGCCTATTGCCACACATGCGCCTTGACGGGGTATCGGGTCACCACGATCACCGGTCATTCGATAGTCGACGCGGCCCACATCCACCAATTCGCCCGTTCCCGTAACGACGATCCGCAAAACGGAATCGCGCTCTGTAAAAACGCCCACTGGCTCTTCGACCTCGGCCTCTGGAGCATCGACGACGACTACCGCGTGCTCGTAGCCCGAGACGCCTTTGATGAAGCCTGTCCAACGCAAGACTCGCTACGATCACTGGTTGGCAACCGTCTGAATTTGCCTCGCGATCAAACATTGTGGCCGACTACCAAAAACATACAATGGCACCGTACGAAGTGCTTCCTTGGTGCATCCTAAGCCAATTCCCTCAACTCGGTAAGTTTTCGTTGTCGTTCCAACAAGTGGCGTGCCGTTCAAACTACGCGTTCCCGAAAACAAAAACGAAAGCAAAGCACTGTGGGGACACTCACCCGATTTCTGCAAGATCGATTTGCCGAATCCTGTCCAGCAGGCTGGAGCTGCATGCACGAGATTGACGTGCTCGACGCCCACTGGCAACGCGTTCTTGGCTACTCCGCCCGCGCCGATGTGTTGCTAACGCGAGACGACGGCTCGCGAAGAATCTGGATCGAATTTGAGGTCAGCCGCGCCGATCCCGTAGCTAACCACGTCAAGTTCGCAACCTCACACCTTTTTCAGCCGCAGTCCGCCACCGACTCATTCGTTGCGATGGTCAGTCCTCACGTAACACGCGGTCGACGTAACCTCGCCGCAAACACGATCCTACTGATGCGGCGAATCGGTATGAGTGCATTTCAAACAGTGCTCTTCCCCACGCTCGACCCAGCCGAGATCAAACGCCTCAACCATCTTTCCGCAATCGAACTCGCAACCCACTCGCTTGACACCGCATCCGAACTCAAACGCGCACTCCTAGTTGCAGATCCGCTTACCATCACGGAAGGCTACCAACTTCACTACGCAGGCGACCTGTTCGAAGTCTTTTGCAACACGCAGCGATTCAACGAAGAACTAACCACAACACACGGTCAATCTCTCTGGGGTAGGCGAACGATCAAGTACTTC from Rosistilla carotiformis includes the following:
- a CDS encoding GspE/PulE family protein, yielding MIMEAGEILVRRGLLDEAQLRHSRASDAPNVISSAVQLGYVDERAALQVLAEEVGLDFVDLREVDVDLDALQGFSQKLIHRQTLFPLGQRDGSLIVATSDPLDLYPLDEVSAATGKSVIPVVAEHNEILRLIKKHLGVGSETVDGLLAAKEDADGVELLEDIETDGSELSEQAQEASVVRLVNEILVEAIESRASDVHIESQSSGIKIRYRIDGILHPQPVPPEINRFQAAIISRLKIMARLNIAEKRLPQDGRIKLRVQRREIDVRLSVIPMIHGEGLVMRILDKGSMVFDLQGLGMSAHTYEQFRKLIRLPHGIILVTGPTGSGKTTTLYSSLLEINSPDNKIITTEDPVEYQLDGINQIQVHPKIGLTFAASLRSILRHDPDVVLVGEIRDFETAENAIQASLTGHLVFSTLHTNDAAGAYTRMVDMGVEPFLVASTVEAVMAQRLLRRLCPHCKEPFDPEKDDMPADFPWEKLDDKALYRPVGCRECRNVGYMGRMGIYELMVTTEQVRQLAHDRVSSWEIKRAALADGMHSLRHDAWEKTIAGNTSVDEVLRVTKSDQIK
- a CDS encoding type II secretion system F family protein gives rise to the protein MAEFAYTARSTDGQRVTGTLTAGSEREVSAQLAGRNLFPVEVKEVKEQSAMQLLGGNGRVNGQTMAIFYAQLGSLLRSGVPMIRSLTLLSEQASNKTLKEVLQDIKSRVEDGEPLGEALARYPRVFSSMGINMVRAGMEGGFLEDALDRVGEFTELQEDLKGRTVSALAYPIFLSVVGTVVVTILLVFFVPKFGELFARLEAKGQLPLATTTLLAFSELLQSYGLFLLAAVVAGVFFLKVQLATEPGQLLADRIKIKLPIVGGILLSLAVARFCRVLGTLLTNGVPILRSLEISRAAAGNRVLGIAVADAAESVQSGETLSSPLAASGHFPATVTEMIRVAEESNTLDNVLIQIADGLEKRTFRRLDLFVRLLEPVMLLVLAGVVLFVVMALLLPVIKSSSAL
- a CDS encoding HNH endonuclease, with protein sequence MANEYDKLIKKLAKLRVDRSKGVAPHKPLLLLVLLELAKSGVLSDRVLTLTPDLAFRFSVYWSIVAHRRSQPPDVRLPFYHTASSKLWTTHKADGTASGHRESTASIRLADPFFEALKSAEFRQAAGYTLISNYFEHAEQIAIYELAGITPPEDSTALDDLAIQADKEARAEGRSARFRVDVVAAYCHTCALTGYRVTTITGHSIVDAAHIHQFARSRNDDPQNGIALCKNAHWLFDLGLWSIDDDYRVLVARDAFDEACPTQDSLRSLVGNRLNLPRDQTLWPTTKNIQWHRTKCFLGAS
- the thrS gene encoding threonine--tRNA ligase, which gives rise to MANICVKLPDGTVQEHPENTTALDVAKGISDGLARAVVAAEINGKVVDAFRPLSELSDEAEIPLTLLTSRDRTALDVLRHSCAHIMARAVMRLYKGVSLAFGPTTSGGFYYDFDLEHKISEDDFAAIEKEMKAIIKQGEPFERFMLSRDEAVDLCRDLNQDLKVEHIETGLSAEESVSFYRQGEFVDLCRGPHIPNAGKIKAIKLLNVAGAYWKGDSSGRQLQRLYGTAFFDKKELAAYLEQLEEARRRDHRVLGKKHGLFALNPEVGSGLCLWLPKGARVRVTLEDFLRKELLGRGYDPVYSPHLGRVELYETSGHFPYYRDSQFPPLYASEAGSLLDAMTQRLESGSISKDDEDKLIAAAEVLGVNFDGYKPSASADDKKSWIHGWQTANERYLVKPMNCPHHAHIFKAQPRSYRQLPLRLFEFGTVYRHEQTGELNGMLRVRGLTQDDAHIFCTGDQVEEEFRATIELTKFVLESVGLDDYQVQLSLRDPNSDKYVGSQENWDRAESALRGVLQDSGLSFGEQPGEAAFYGPKADFMVRDCIGRSWQLGTVQLDYNLPERFKLEYVGADNAAHRPVMIHRAPFGSLERFVGMLIEHFAGAFPLWLAPEQVRILPLSEKSTDYAIAVAKQMEEAGLKTTVDLKNSKVQAKIRDAQLELVPYMAVVGPQEAEAGHVALRDRIDGDLGAMPVAEAIARLQQEVRERKVRQVVKSNFSQIEDDGRERFEG
- a CDS encoding secretin N-terminal domain-containing protein, producing the protein MPRFALRHLHSAWILLLLAHPAVGQEPAADSAPPQPAVTPEAPVAPEAPAAAEPQQDKALRAAVAQATEETAPTQSGDVQLRFNFSGQPWGDVLQWLAEEADLQLQVDQPPSGTLSFIDPSRSYTPTEAVDLINRMLLDKGYALVRRGRLLIVIDLESELAPKLIRELAESVTADQLDKRSGSDIVRCILPLGGVSPATAGEELKQLIGPWGSVIILESSRQAIVVETVDKLKAIREALRQANGPGGVGGDVVAIALTHRTPDEVLAVARQLMNLDDDNSAEGIQIATDLFGANLFAAGEPAKLTQFRAIVDLVDKPMAIDGETSAEPPAPASLQRYPLSTVSSDTAFNVLSTMLAGLPEVRMSVEPNTGAIILWARPDEQKLVKETLELLEGKGTGFDVIQLNRLDPQSAVLTINKFFAGGGDGAGKGPTVDGDPVSSKLWVKGTPDQIETVRALIQQMEGSTENGLLDDRVRLLPFSGRSAENTLEQLEMIWQATGRKNKIRFSTPSRSEKAAVPERRIERPDAESTQSPASDDSADLDSPPLTFLDRNGASHRTQWTQVTRPAEEDESDNPPADRAGAEIVISLTPGGMIIASDDVQALDQFEELFRALAEQSAGASETPTVFWLKYAKADEASTLLNSILTGSASSGGGGGLTDMAGDMLGELGGGMLGGLLGLGGGGGGGESGPIFTTSGTVSIVADSRLNALIVQANGTDLQLVEDLLSVIDREQSPEAVQTTGKTYLIPVQYQDVNDIVNVCKSVFSDQMEQPSQGGAGGRQPSPQDIVNALRSAGGGRGGRGGGGQGGGQEPAAMKMSLAVDAKNNIVILKGTPQHYQQVSELISNLDIRGPNSEEQVQVVSIGGGVNPKIVQEALTKVLGAKATTGSTTTGTTTSSTTTASSSTASSSSDEAATAARRAAIFDQLRSRGVFGGGGGGGGGRGGVGGGGRGGDRTGGGGTGGGGGGRTRGGR